The following is a genomic window from Sinorhizobium fredii NGR234.
TGGCTGAAGGAAGAGGCGGCATCGCCGCATTTGCGCGTCTGCTGAAAGCCATCGATTGGTGAGCCACCTATCGACCGCCATCATTTCGGCAGGCCGTCGTCCCGATAGAGGAAATCCTGGCTGCGGGCTGCACCGGGGCCGGACGTGTCCTTGCCGGCTGCGGTATCGCGTATCGCTTCGAGGAGTTCGCGCCGGTGAGGATCACTGGCGATCGGCCAGATGTCGCGTCGCGCGCGCCGATAGGGCGTTTTCGCCGGATCGTTGGGGTAGGGCGTTCCGGCCGAACAATAGAGGATCTGCGAGGCGATCTTCGAGAACGACGCGTAGAAATGGTTGGTGGACTTGATCACCAGGATCTTCTTGGCGGTCGGGTCGATACCCATGACCGAGAAAAGGCTGGGATCGAAGGCTTGCGCCCGTGTCGAATTGAGAATGATGTCGATGCCGCGATGCTGGATATGCGCGGCATCGCCGAAGGGCGCGAAGCTCTCGCCGAAGCGCATTTCGGCATTGCGCACCAGCCCGACGACCCGGATGACGCCATCGATAGGATTGCCGGTGCCGGGCGCAGACTTCGCGCCGAAGCGCAGGGGAATTTCCGCGCCTTCGCCGGCTGCCATGCAGATCTGCACGGCCATGGGATCCCAGATCGTGCCGATCGCCGCATCGGTGACGCCCTTCGCCAGCAGTTCCCCGAGTACCACCGTCGCGTCGCCGGCCGTGCCGCCGCCGGGATTGTCCCACATGTCTGCAATCACCACCGGGCCGGCGGGCGCGGCGATCGCGGCGGCGACCGCTTGTCGTTCGTCGACCTCCGGCATGCGGAAGGTGCCGCGCTTGGCAAAGAGTTCGAGGCCGAGTTCGCGCGCGATCGCCTGGCCCTTCTCCGGGCGGCCGTCGGTCACCACCACCATCTTGGTGCCCATTTCCGGGACGTCGCCGGCCATGAAGCCATGCACGACCGACAGCGACAGGACGTCCGGATCCTCCCGCTCGATCCGCATCAGCTTGTCGACGAAGCTGCGCATCGGCTCGCGCGATGTCGGGAAGACGTCGATCATCCGGCAGTCGAACACCGACATGACCGGGCGGACGCGCCCTTCGAGCGTATCGACGGCGATGCGCCAGAGGTCTTCGGCCCGATCAACGAAATCCGTATGCGGAAATTCCTTGAAGAAGACGAAGAAATCGGCCGCAGCGACACGCTTTTCAGTGAGATGGCTATGTGGGTCGAGCTCGACGCAGACGAGCACCTTCGGTCCGACGATGTCGCGCACGCGGGTCAGGAGATCGCCTTCGGTGTCCTCGTAGCCGTCGGCGACCATCGCTCCATGCAGCCCGAGCACCACGGCGTCGACGGGGAGGGCCGCGCGCAATTGTCCGAGGATCTCGTCACGCAGCGCCTCATAGGTCTGCCGATTGACGAGACCGGCCGGGTCCGCCCAGGCAGCGGTTCCCTCGATCAGCTGCCAGCCCTTCTCCGCCGCGACGCGTCGACCCACGGTGATCGGCGCGGTGCAGAGCGTCGGCGTGTCCGGGTGTTTTCCGGGAGGCGCATAGAGCGACGCTTCGAAGGCGCGCCTGTCAATGCAGATCGGGGAGAAAGTGTTCGTTTCGGTCGCCAGGGCTGCCGTGAATATCCGCAATGCCGTTGCCTTCCTTGCCCTCAGTTCGAACCCATCGGGTTCGGCAGATAGCCGGTGAAGCCGCAGATCTTCCACCGGTCTTCATGCAGGC
Proteins encoded in this region:
- a CDS encoding M81 family metallopeptidase — encoded protein: MRIFTAALATETNTFSPICIDRRAFEASLYAPPGKHPDTPTLCTAPITVGRRVAAEKGWQLIEGTAAWADPAGLVNRQTYEALRDEILGQLRAALPVDAVVLGLHGAMVADGYEDTEGDLLTRVRDIVGPKVLVCVELDPHSHLTEKRVAAADFFVFFKEFPHTDFVDRAEDLWRIAVDTLEGRVRPVMSVFDCRMIDVFPTSREPMRSFVDKLMRIEREDPDVLSLSVVHGFMAGDVPEMGTKMVVVTDGRPEKGQAIARELGLELFAKRGTFRMPEVDERQAVAAAIAAPAGPVVIADMWDNPGGGTAGDATVVLGELLAKGVTDAAIGTIWDPMAVQICMAAGEGAEIPLRFGAKSAPGTGNPIDGVIRVVGLVRNAEMRFGESFAPFGDAAHIQHRGIDIILNSTRAQAFDPSLFSVMGIDPTAKKILVIKSTNHFYASFSKIASQILYCSAGTPYPNDPAKTPYRRARRDIWPIASDPHRRELLEAIRDTAAGKDTSGPGAARSQDFLYRDDGLPK